A genomic window from Pocillopora verrucosa isolate sample1 chromosome 7, ASM3666991v2, whole genome shotgun sequence includes:
- the LOC136282343 gene encoding uncharacterized protein, protein MLYVSFLVFIFLANVNKVSSPRDAKHCEWFCTNTAKTPLTAHKMEVRLNISKLIVQKCVYRNLENTTTTGYVFVSPLRDYQDGFSFMQFTTTTALEHTFQTEQLHKTATNVSCLLQPLSNQAEMNVSNGIDALNSLRFYISFDNRSWNKPFVGYVHLETNYHISAGFSNGNVLEDYELALTSFCHVLIRLIMIGYIIFFALVLTSFCNTRKKIESNNQSVREPEEGNDHTKSDSSSLLGTGREGQEHEDGPIQDQGGVYELRMTRSNEARRISVPFQLPIEEPPSGSSNDMKTAAASQTVAKIATVSKKGDNYVDLIDVSPVSIRSFFSDYVFLNKEISSKGEWNEVCYPMVRFVILNTFPISILLWVDVFVFWIPGLFFQGVTNLPSPYLTESVFTFAFKKHLGIFVCAFVFALRMFCMCFEPPSKVCSIPDNIQQNFQSFGWETLKKNWEHASGKEAENCPFPLQLVSFIVETVKDCIISLPIVSLCHGGCWYTVHWFKNELAKALVLFLEFASVCMSIAWVAYISYCSFLSLEIAIESLLIGGMKYPIETLSAVAIYVLTRESIWKLYSLFTNIYVKLLDKLFKICWKHHCNEMKKYTIGKKTYLPKNLFDKACNEFEPVSKNFKKLVWYLFLYTICLFFLFSIIFGTKYPKKAVLPAAVTIIIVLRALIWELSFEESYKASDLRNLADAHFMT, encoded by the coding sequence ATGTTGTATGTGAGTTTTCTCGTTTTCATCTTTCTGGCAAACGTTAACAAAGTCTCTTCGCCGAGAGATGCTAAACATTGCGAATGGTTCTGTACGAATACGGCTAAAACCCCCCTAACCGCTCATAAGATGGAAGTCAGGCTCAATATAAGCAAGCTTATCGTTCAAAAGTGCGTGTACCGCAACTTAGAAAACACGACAACGACAGGTTACGTCTTCGTTTCCCCTTTACGTGATTACCAAGATGGATTCAGTTTTATGCAGTTTACTACCACGACAGCTTTGGAACACACGTTTCAGACAGAGCAATTACACAAAACAGCCACAAATGTCTCGTGTCTTCTACAACCCTTGTCAAACCAAGCCGAAATGAATGTTTCAAATGGAATCGATGCTTTAAACTCGCTTCGTTTCTACATTTCTTTTGACAACCGAAGTTGGAATAAACCTTTTGTTGGTTACGTCCATTTGGAGACAAACTACCATATTTCTGCCGGTTTTTCTAATGGGAATGTGTTAGAAGATTACGAACTTGCGTTGACTTCATTTTGCCATGTCTTGATCCGGCTGATTATGATTGGGTATATCATATTCTTTGCTCTAGTCTTAACTTCGTTCTGTAACACTCGcaagaaaattgaaagcaataATCAGAGCGTCAGAGAGCCAGAGGAAGGTAACGATCACACCAAAAGTGATAGCTCTAGTCTGCTGGGCACAGGACGGGAAGGTCAAGAACACGAGGATGGTCCTATTCAGGACCAAGGAGGAGTCTATGAACTGCGTATGACTCGAAGCAACGAAGCACGTAGAATTAGTGTTCCTTTTCAACTGCCTATTGAAGAACCACCCTCTGGATCCTCTAATGACATGAAAACTGCTGCAGCTTCCCAGACAGTCGCTAAAATTGCAACTGTTAGCAAGAAGGGTGATAATTATGTTGATTTGATTGATGTTAGCCCTGTGAGTATAAGAagctttttttcagattatgtCTTCTTGAACAAGGAAATTAGCAGTAAAGGAGAGTGGAATGAAGTATGTTATCCTATGGTTAGATTTGTTATATTGAACACGTTTCCCATAAGTATTCTGCTATGGGttgatgtttttgtcttttggaTACCGGGACTGTTCTTTCAAGGTGTCACTAATTTGCCTTCTCCATACCTGACTGAATCAGTGTTTACCTTTGCCTTCAAAAAACATTTAGGCATTTTTGTAtgtgcttttgtttttgccttgcGAATGTTCTGTATGTGCTTTGAGCCACCTTCCAAGGTTTGCAGTATTCCAGATAACATCCAACAGAATTTCCAATCATTTGGTTgggaaactttgaagaaaaattggGAACATGCATCTGGAAAGGAAGCAGAAAATTGTCCCTTTCCACTCCAATTAGTCTCGTTCATTGTTGAGACTGTTAAAGACTGTATCATTTCACTACCAATTGTTTCTCTTTGTCATGGAGGTTGCTGGTACACAGTTCACTGGTTTAAAAATGAGTTAGCAAAAGCATTAGTTCTCTTTTTAGAGTTTGCGTCTGTTTGTATGTCTATTGCCTGGGTGGCATATATTTCATATTGCTCTTTCTTATCACTAGAAATCGCTATCGAAAGTTTGTTAATTGGTGGTATGAAGTATCCTATTGAAACTTTGTCAGCTGTGGCTATATATGTACTTACTAGGGAATCCATTTGGAAGTTGTACAGCCTCTTTACCAACATTTATGTAAAACTTTTAGACAAGTTGTTTAAGATCTGTTGGAAGCATCAttgcaatgaaatgaaaaagtacacaataggaaaaaaaacgtaTCTGCCCAAGAATCTCTTTGATAAAGCATGTAACGAATTTGAGCCTGtgtctaaaaatttcaaaaagttagTGTGGTACTTATTTCTGTACacaatttgtcttttctttttattttcaattatttttggaACTAAGTATCCAAAAAAGGCTGTTCTCCCAGCAGCTGTGacaattattattgttttacgTGCTCTTATATGGGAGTTAAGTTTTGAAGAGTCATATAAGGCAAGCGATTTAAGGAATCTTGCAGATGCCCATTTTATGACATGA